The following are encoded together in the Phenylobacterium sp. NIBR 498073 genome:
- a CDS encoding peroxiredoxin produces the protein MTDQTDIRPSMPRINEPAPAFKARTTHGERSLDDYRGKWLVLFSHPADFTPVCTTEFMGFAKAADRFQALNCELLGLSIDSVHSHIAWMRSIEEKFGVEIPFPIIDDLSMNVAKAFGMIHPGASDTSAVRATFLIDPDGIVRAMVYYPMSNGRSVEEFIRLLTALQTSDANKVATPENWRPGEPVIVPPPATAEAAKARANEGYDYTDWYFSKKTL, from the coding sequence GTGACAGACCAAACCGACATCCGCCCCTCGATGCCGCGCATCAACGAGCCGGCGCCGGCCTTCAAGGCGAGGACCACCCACGGCGAGCGCTCGCTCGACGACTACCGGGGCAAGTGGCTGGTCCTCTTCTCCCACCCCGCGGACTTCACTCCGGTCTGCACGACCGAGTTCATGGGCTTCGCGAAAGCGGCCGACCGCTTCCAGGCGCTCAATTGCGAGCTGCTGGGCCTCTCCATCGACTCCGTGCATTCGCACATCGCCTGGATGCGCAGCATCGAGGAGAAGTTCGGGGTCGAGATCCCGTTCCCCATCATCGACGACCTGTCGATGAACGTCGCCAAGGCGTTCGGGATGATCCACCCCGGCGCGTCCGACACCTCGGCCGTGCGGGCGACCTTCCTGATCGATCCGGACGGGATCGTCCGGGCGATGGTCTACTACCCGATGTCGAACGGCCGCTCGGTCGAAGAATTCATCCGCCTGCTCACCGCGCTCCAGACGTCCGATGCGAACAAGGTGGCGACGCCGGAGAACTGGCGGCCCGGCGAGCCGGTGATCGTGCCGCCGCCCGCCACCGCCGAGGCCGCCAAGGCCCGCGCCAACGAGGGCTACGACTACACCGACTGGTACTTCAGCAAGAAGACGCTCTGA